In Saccharothrix violaceirubra, the following are encoded in one genomic region:
- a CDS encoding methyltransferase domain-containing protein: MTRTHADLVADLRAANAVPAGWGDVFAAIDRGVFVPDRCWVDDEHGRPVPLDRDAGPHAWAQAVYSDVPIVTQLDDGATEWPATSRNATSSASQPSLVLEMLDALHVAGAHQVLEIGTGTGYNAGLLAARLGEERVVTVEVDPDLADRARRVFKNAGLAPTVVTGDGADGYPERAPYDRVLSTAAVTAGRVPLEWVEQTRPGGELVMPWRTAWGGGVLVRLMVHEGTGAAGSVLDDAHFMTLRDQRVPFGQAARFGRLAAGADVPRTTTGVSPHVVVHDPDAAFVVGVLVGGARHSVARDDADHWELLVFHTDSGSWATVRVTPEATAAGRYEVRQDGPRRLWDEVESAHRWWIDHDSPLRQEFGLAVTPRRQTVWLCDPDTVVATYTT, encoded by the coding sequence GTGACCCGCACGCACGCCGACCTGGTCGCCGACCTGCGTGCGGCGAACGCGGTGCCCGCCGGGTGGGGGGACGTGTTCGCCGCCATCGACCGGGGCGTGTTCGTCCCCGACCGCTGCTGGGTCGACGACGAACACGGCCGGCCGGTGCCACTGGACCGGGACGCCGGCCCGCACGCGTGGGCGCAGGCGGTGTACTCCGACGTGCCGATCGTGACCCAGCTCGACGACGGCGCGACCGAGTGGCCGGCCACCAGCCGCAACGCCACCAGCTCCGCCTCCCAGCCCAGCCTGGTGCTGGAGATGCTGGACGCGCTGCACGTGGCCGGCGCCCACCAGGTGCTGGAGATCGGCACCGGCACCGGCTACAACGCCGGTCTGCTCGCCGCGCGGCTGGGCGAGGAACGGGTGGTCACGGTCGAGGTGGACCCGGACCTGGCCGACCGGGCACGCCGCGTGTTCAAGAACGCGGGGCTCGCCCCGACCGTGGTGACCGGAGACGGCGCCGACGGGTACCCGGAGCGGGCGCCCTACGACCGGGTGCTGTCCACGGCCGCCGTGACCGCCGGGCGCGTCCCGCTGGAGTGGGTGGAGCAGACCCGGCCCGGCGGGGAATTGGTGATGCCGTGGCGCACCGCGTGGGGCGGTGGCGTGTTGGTGCGGCTGATGGTGCACGAGGGCACCGGAGCGGCGGGGTCGGTGCTCGACGACGCCCATTTCATGACGTTGCGCGACCAGCGTGTGCCGTTCGGCCAGGCCGCGCGGTTCGGGCGGTTGGCCGCCGGCGCCGACGTGCCCCGCACCACGACCGGGGTGTCCCCGCACGTCGTGGTGCACGACCCCGACGCCGCGTTCGTCGTCGGCGTGCTCGTCGGCGGCGCCCGGCACTCGGTGGCCCGGGACGACGCCGACCACTGGGAACTGCTGGTGTTCCACACCGACAGCGGGAGTTGGGCGACGGTGCGGGTCACCCCGGAGGCGACCGCCGCCGGGCGCTACGAGGTGCGCCAGGACGGGCCGCGTCGCCTGTGGGACGAGGTCGAGTCCGCCCACCGCTGGTGGATCGACCATGACAGCCCGCTGCGCCAGGAGTTCGGCCTGGCCGTGACCCCACGCCGCCAGACGGTGTGGCTGTGCGACCCCGACACCGTCGTGGCCACTTACACCACCTGA
- a CDS encoding helix-turn-helix domain-containing protein yields the protein MNVEDNHIGRRLREVRSWRRLSLTAVAGLAGITPAYLSMIERGLRPVTKRAVLEALATALQVAPTELTGSPFAPTDANGAEAHATLHEVETVLSAVELGVDPGVRVASWPELRDRVIHLNTVLRPEADYAEQGRVVPGLLLQLHAAYVHHPAHRRDVLVGLLHTYHAAAVLTKNSGVRGLPVLAARLARECAQELNSPEWLGFSVWLRGHAAGSQGRAHQLTASVREIDRLAGVGGPNVLQARGMLHLNAALAAATLRDAETARVHLDEAAVLAVHLPEGRDNFAFLHFGRPNVGVWRVSLATELGERGKVAELARRVNPDVLPAKARRAMYWTDLGRSLLTERSTVDKGIQALVTAESIAPQRVRNNVFVREAVADLLRRAQRDSAGRELRGLAWRMGVAPTG from the coding sequence GTGAACGTCGAGGACAACCACATCGGCCGCCGCCTGCGGGAGGTCCGCTCGTGGCGGCGGCTTTCGTTGACGGCCGTCGCCGGGCTCGCCGGGATCACGCCCGCGTACCTGAGCATGATCGAGCGGGGCCTGCGGCCGGTCACCAAGCGAGCCGTGCTCGAAGCGCTCGCGACCGCGCTCCAGGTCGCACCCACCGAGTTGACCGGCTCGCCGTTCGCGCCGACCGACGCCAACGGTGCCGAGGCGCACGCCACCTTGCACGAGGTGGAGACGGTGTTGTCGGCCGTCGAACTCGGTGTGGACCCCGGAGTGCGGGTCGCGTCGTGGCCGGAGCTGCGCGACCGGGTGATCCACCTCAACACCGTGCTGCGGCCGGAGGCCGACTACGCGGAGCAGGGCCGTGTCGTGCCCGGTCTGCTGCTCCAGCTCCACGCCGCCTACGTGCACCACCCGGCACATCGTCGCGACGTGTTGGTGGGCCTGCTGCACACCTACCACGCGGCTGCGGTGCTCACGAAGAACTCCGGAGTACGTGGCCTGCCGGTGCTCGCCGCGCGTCTCGCGCGGGAATGCGCCCAGGAGCTGAATTCTCCCGAGTGGCTGGGGTTCTCGGTGTGGCTGCGCGGGCATGCCGCCGGGTCGCAGGGTCGTGCCCACCAGCTCACCGCGTCGGTGCGCGAGATCGACCGGCTGGCCGGGGTCGGCGGGCCGAACGTGCTCCAGGCCCGGGGGATGCTCCACCTGAACGCCGCACTGGCCGCCGCGACGTTGCGCGACGCCGAGACCGCGCGGGTGCACCTGGACGAGGCCGCCGTGCTGGCGGTGCACCTGCCGGAGGGCCGTGACAACTTCGCGTTCCTGCACTTCGGCCGCCCCAACGTCGGTGTGTGGCGGGTGTCGTTGGCGACCGAGCTGGGAGAACGTGGCAAGGTCGCCGAGCTGGCCCGCCGGGTGAACCCGGACGTGTTGCCCGCGAAGGCCCGCCGGGCGATGTACTGGACGGACCTGGGGCGGTCGCTGCTCACCGAGCGGTCCACCGTGGACAAGGGGATTCAGGCGCTGGTGACCGCCGAATCCATTGCCCCGCAACGGGTCCGCAACAACGTCTTCGTCCGCGAGGCCGTCGCGGACCTGCTGCGACGCGCCCAACGTGACTCTGCCGGACGTGAACTGCGCGGCCTGGCCTGGCGCATGGGCGTGGCCCCGACCGGGTGA
- a CDS encoding acyl-CoA dehydrogenase family protein, which translates to MTAAPDLSDEALAAVTAEVAATATAYDRSGEVPVKGLDAAHRAGLLTATVARRHGGPQVGPRDTARILTALGEGDPSVALIAANTLMAHAAEAAEPHWPAAYYADLLARSALGPAPVNAVRAEPELGAPARGGLPRTTIRRTADGWVLDGHKSYATGGTALAYHVVWAVVDEPGPAPRVGHVTVPGDRPGITWLDTWDHLGLRASNTHDVVYESVTLPADAFVEIPRGEDGVYRDPAAMAGPGGFAHPALYIGVARAARQAFVDFARSRVPAALGRPIATTERIQVVAGEIDLLITQAETLLHGALLRIEAGDPIGPGLSVVKVAIARSVVAAVQTAVAALGNPALSRHNPLERHLRDVLCVRVHPPQEDAALLAAGRRLLRPGGS; encoded by the coding sequence GTGACGGCCGCGCCGGACCTGTCCGACGAGGCGCTGGCCGCCGTCACGGCCGAGGTCGCGGCCACCGCGACCGCCTACGACCGCAGCGGCGAGGTACCGGTGAAGGGCCTCGACGCCGCGCACCGCGCCGGGTTGCTGACGGCCACGGTCGCCCGCCGCCACGGTGGCCCGCAGGTCGGTCCCCGCGACACCGCCCGCATCCTGACCGCGTTGGGCGAAGGCGACCCGTCGGTGGCACTGATCGCGGCCAACACCCTGATGGCACATGCGGCCGAGGCCGCGGAACCGCACTGGCCGGCGGCCTACTACGCCGACCTGCTGGCCCGGTCCGCCCTCGGCCCGGCGCCGGTCAACGCGGTGCGCGCCGAACCCGAACTCGGTGCGCCCGCGCGCGGCGGACTGCCCCGGACCACGATCCGGCGCACGGCCGACGGCTGGGTGCTCGACGGCCACAAGAGCTATGCGACCGGCGGCACGGCCCTGGCCTACCACGTGGTGTGGGCGGTCGTGGACGAACCGGGCCCGGCACCGCGCGTCGGCCACGTGACCGTCCCCGGCGACCGGCCGGGCATCACGTGGTTGGACACCTGGGACCACCTGGGCCTGCGCGCGTCCAACACGCACGACGTGGTCTACGAGTCCGTGACGCTCCCGGCGGACGCGTTCGTCGAGATCCCGCGCGGCGAGGACGGCGTCTACCGGGACCCGGCGGCCATGGCCGGACCCGGCGGCTTCGCCCATCCCGCGCTCTACATCGGCGTCGCCCGCGCGGCGCGGCAGGCGTTCGTCGACTTCGCCCGGTCACGGGTGCCCGCCGCCCTCGGCCGGCCCATCGCCACGACCGAGCGGATCCAGGTCGTGGCCGGGGAGATCGACCTGCTGATCACCCAGGCCGAGACCCTGCTGCACGGCGCGCTGCTGCGCATCGAGGCCGGCGACCCGATCGGCCCGGGCTTGTCGGTGGTCAAGGTCGCCATCGCGCGGTCGGTCGTGGCCGCCGTGCAGACCGCCGTCGCCGCGCTGGGCAATCCGGCGTTGTCCCGGCACAACCCGCTCGAACGCCACCTGCGCGACGTGCTGTGCGTGCGCGTCCACCCGCCGCAGGAGGACGCCGCCCTGCTCGCGGCCGGGCGGCGCTTGCTTCGGCCCGGCGGTTCGTAG
- a CDS encoding LLM class flavin-dependent oxidoreductase, protein MTSAAAFDRQIPDTAARKVEFISLSHLNPSTELDPIPTRGIDLAYFRTYVRALEEGGYDYTLLPYGAGGADSFVVASAVGQLTERIKPIVALRPNTTFPLVGAQKLATLDQLTEGRAVVHLISGGSDAEQARQGDYLPKDRRYARTSEYIDLLRRAWTEPAPFGHEGEFYRFDDFGPGFAPYDAPIPISLGGQSDEAFRVGGEKADIFSFWGEPLDDLTAEIDRVHAIARAAGRTTLPRIWVTFRPIIAKTDELAWKKAHEYVARIADTFGKSAYGRQSFLKGTPQNVGSQRALSFADKADLYDRALWTRTAAVTNAAGASTALVGSPETVAAAILDYVDRGADLVSIRGYDTLADAVDYGRHILPLVRQEIAHREATGRRGTLQADHLGNYTEDYRRHATADHR, encoded by the coding sequence GTGACCAGCGCAGCAGCCTTCGACCGGCAGATCCCCGACACCGCCGCGCGGAAGGTCGAGTTCATCAGCCTGTCGCACCTCAACCCGTCGACCGAGCTGGACCCGATCCCCACGCGGGGCATCGACCTCGCCTACTTCCGCACCTACGTCCGCGCCCTGGAAGAGGGCGGCTACGACTACACGCTCCTGCCTTACGGCGCGGGCGGCGCGGACTCCTTCGTGGTCGCCTCGGCCGTCGGCCAGCTCACCGAGCGGATCAAGCCGATCGTGGCGCTGCGGCCCAACACCACCTTCCCGCTCGTCGGCGCCCAGAAGCTGGCCACCCTCGACCAGCTCACCGAGGGCCGCGCCGTCGTCCACCTGATCTCCGGCGGCAGCGACGCCGAACAAGCCCGCCAGGGCGACTACCTGCCCAAGGACCGGCGCTACGCCCGCACGTCCGAGTACATCGACCTGCTGCGCCGCGCCTGGACCGAGCCCGCGCCGTTCGGCCACGAGGGCGAGTTCTACCGGTTCGACGACTTCGGGCCGGGCTTCGCACCCTACGACGCGCCCATCCCGATCTCGTTGGGCGGCCAGTCCGACGAGGCGTTCCGGGTCGGCGGCGAGAAGGCCGACATCTTCAGCTTCTGGGGCGAGCCGCTCGACGACCTGACCGCCGAGATCGACCGGGTGCACGCCATCGCCCGCGCCGCCGGGCGCACGACGTTGCCGCGCATCTGGGTGACGTTCCGCCCGATCATCGCCAAGACCGACGAACTGGCCTGGAAGAAGGCGCACGAGTACGTGGCCAGGATCGCCGACACGTTCGGCAAGTCCGCCTACGGCCGCCAGAGCTTCCTCAAGGGCACGCCGCAGAACGTGGGTTCGCAGCGCGCGTTGTCCTTCGCGGACAAGGCAGACCTGTACGACCGTGCACTGTGGACACGGACCGCCGCCGTGACCAACGCGGCCGGCGCGTCCACCGCGCTGGTCGGCTCGCCCGAGACCGTGGCCGCCGCGATCCTCGACTACGTCGACCGGGGCGCCGACCTGGTCAGCATCCGGGGCTATGACACGCTCGCCGACGCCGTGGACTACGGCCGGCACATCCTGCCGTTGGTGCGCCAGGAGATCGCGCACCGCGAGGCGACCGGGCGACGCGGCACGCTCCAGGCCGACCACCTCGGCAACTACACCGAGGACTACCGGCGCCACGCGACGGCGGACCACCGGTGA